A region of Haladaptatus caseinilyticus DNA encodes the following proteins:
- a CDS encoding dihydrofolate reductase family protein, with amino-acid sequence MKTQYYTSTSIDGYLADEDNSLDWLFQFGEIEEIDGVDEDFSQFVEQVGALAMGSTTYEWIIEHENVREDPEKWPYEIPAWVFSSRNLPKVDGADIHFVQGDVAPVHADMVKAADGKNIWLVGGGELVGQFYDHDLLDEIILSVAPVTLGSGAPLLPREITTPPLKLASMQKLGDVFAVLTYEVQ; translated from the coding sequence ATGAAGACCCAATACTATACATCAACAAGCATCGACGGGTATCTCGCCGATGAGGATAACTCACTCGACTGGCTGTTCCAATTTGGAGAAATAGAGGAAATCGACGGCGTGGATGAGGACTTCTCACAGTTCGTAGAGCAGGTTGGTGCCTTGGCTATGGGCTCGACGACATACGAGTGGATCATCGAGCATGAAAACGTACGCGAGGACCCGGAAAAGTGGCCGTATGAGATTCCAGCGTGGGTATTCAGCAGTCGGAACTTACCGAAGGTCGATGGCGCAGACATTCACTTCGTGCAGGGAGATGTTGCACCCGTCCATGCGGATATGGTGAAAGCCGCAGACGGCAAGAATATTTGGCTTGTCGGTGGGGGTGAACTTGTCGGGCAATTCTATGATCACGATCTACTCGACGAGATCATTCTCAGTGTTGCTCCCGTCACGCTCGGTTCAGGTGCACCACTATTACCGCGTGAGATTACCACTCCGCCTCTGAAACTGGCTAGCATGCAGAAACTCGGCGATGTTTTCGCGGTTCTAACCTACGAGGTGCAATAG
- a CDS encoding enolase C-terminal domain-like protein, with translation MFREAVNVPIAADGSDFTPQDAIQVEVQYDPDITNIKIGKSGSLTAADIIAIAQGANIDLMIGCLLESAMGIPTSAHVAAGTDAFSYVDLDGNRLLAMEYLERSLA, from the coding sequence TTGTTTCGAGAGGCAGTCAATGTTCCCATCGCTGCTGACGGGAGTGACTTTACGCCACAAGATGCAATCCAAGTCGAAGTCCAGTATGACCCAGATATCACAAATATAAAAATAGGTAAGTCAGGATCGCTCACTGCTGCGGATATTATCGCTATTGCTCAAGGTGCAAATATAGACCTCATGATCGGTTGTCTGCTCGAAAGTGCTATGGGGATCCCTACGAGTGCACATGTCGCCGCTGGTACTGACGCGTTCTCCTATGTGGACCTCGATGGAAATCGCCTCCTTGCGATGGAATATCTCGAACGTAGCCTTGCTTAA
- a CDS encoding DUF211 domain-containing protein: protein MAPVKRLVIDVLKPHEPPTIEFAQHIAGTSNVAAVNATLIELDQEVKNLKLTLEGDGIVYDDVRTSVKDAGGTIHSVDQVVCGEHLVEDAPTPQD from the coding sequence ATGGCACCTGTAAAGCGACTGGTTATCGATGTACTGAAACCGCACGAACCGCCGACAATCGAATTCGCTCAACACATCGCTGGGACGAGCAACGTCGCTGCTGTCAACGCGACACTCATCGAACTTGACCAAGAAGTTAAAAATTTGAAACTTACGCTCGAAGGCGATGGAATCGTGTACGACGATGTCAGAACGTCTGTCAAAGATGCAGGAGGAACGATCCACTCGGTCGATCAGGTCGTTTGTGGAGAGCACCTCGTCGAAGATGCACCCACGCCTCAGGACTGA